A DNA window from Mucilaginibacter xinganensis contains the following coding sequences:
- a CDS encoding amidohydrolase — MKKLYLFILLVASIPAFAQTKSVKEDVSKKADALQDQIIAWRRDFHEHPELGNHEVRTSGIIAKYLQSLGLEVKTGVATTGVVAILRGGKPGPVVALRADMDALPVTERTPVPFASKVKTMYNGQEVGVMHACGHDSHMSILMATAQILTSMKKDLHGTVKFIFQPAEEGLPAGEKGGAEEMVRQGVMENPHVDAVFGLHIQSYQPAGTISYRPGGDMAAVNPMKIVVTGKQAHGAYPWSSVDPIVTSAQIINALQTIVSRNLQVTRNGAVVTIGAINGGNRSNIIPETVTMLGTIRTLNDDDEKMVIERVRTIATKTAEAMGATAEVTIPYEHHYPITYNDPALVAQMLPTLQATAGKENIVLRNAETGAEDFSFYEQKAPGIFIHLGGLPRGGDPVKAPAHHTPDFFIDESGFTLGVKALCNLTLDYMTARSK, encoded by the coding sequence ATGAAAAAATTATACTTGTTTATCCTTCTCGTTGCCTCAATACCCGCATTTGCGCAAACAAAATCAGTTAAGGAAGATGTCAGCAAAAAAGCCGATGCCCTTCAAGACCAGATTATTGCCTGGCGCCGCGATTTTCACGAACACCCTGAATTGGGTAATCACGAGGTTCGCACCTCGGGCATTATAGCCAAATACCTGCAGTCGCTTGGGCTTGAGGTTAAAACGGGAGTGGCAACCACGGGCGTTGTGGCCATATTACGCGGCGGAAAACCGGGACCTGTGGTGGCGCTGCGGGCCGATATGGATGCACTGCCAGTGACCGAGCGTACGCCAGTGCCTTTCGCATCAAAAGTAAAAACCATGTATAACGGGCAGGAAGTTGGCGTAATGCACGCCTGCGGGCACGATTCGCATATGTCTATCCTGATGGCAACTGCGCAGATCTTAACTTCAATGAAAAAAGACCTGCATGGAACGGTTAAATTTATTTTTCAGCCTGCCGAAGAAGGATTGCCAGCCGGCGAAAAAGGGGGCGCCGAAGAAATGGTGAGGCAAGGTGTAATGGAAAACCCGCATGTGGATGCGGTATTTGGTTTGCACATCCAGTCGTACCAGCCTGCAGGTACGATATCTTACCGCCCCGGCGGGGATATGGCAGCGGTAAACCCAATGAAGATTGTAGTAACCGGCAAACAGGCACACGGTGCTTATCCCTGGTCGAGCGTTGACCCTATTGTAACATCGGCGCAGATCATCAATGCCCTTCAAACCATTGTTAGCCGCAATTTGCAAGTAACGCGTAATGGCGCGGTAGTAACTATTGGCGCTATTAATGGAGGTAACCGGTCAAATATCATCCCGGAAACTGTCACTATGCTGGGAACCATCCGCACTTTAAATGATGATGATGAAAAGATGGTTATTGAAAGGGTTAGAACAATAGCCACTAAAACTGCTGAGGCTATGGGTGCCACTGCCGAAGTAACCATTCCTTACGAACACCATTACCCCATAACTTATAATGACCCTGCCCTGGTAGCACAAATGCTGCCCACTTTGCAGGCGACTGCCGGAAAAGAGAATATTGTGCTTCGTAACGCGGAAACAGGTGCCGAGGATTTTAGTTTTTATGAGCAAAAGGCCCCTGGAATTTTTATTCACCTGGGAGGATTGCCAAGAGGCGGCGATCCTGTAAAAGCACCCGCACACCATACGCCCGACTTTTTTATTGACGAAAGCGGCTTTACCCTGGGTGTAAAAGCCTTGTGTAACTTAACGCTTGATTACATGACGGCGCGTAGTAAATAA
- a CDS encoding thiamine phosphate synthase: MKKYISKFHYLTQDLRTRSHLEQATIACEAGANWIQYRCLTRPDDELIEEINEIAGLCDDWGTTLILTNHYHLLDKVDAQGVHIEDLNADFKAIRKTIGNDKTLGASATNLRQLMALQNTGVVDYCGYGPFAVTSTKPNNYPLLGFEGYRQLEKHPEITIPVIAVGGIQMQDVDALIKTGVYGIAVSAAVNLAFDAGSALKKFYQKIY; this comes from the coding sequence ATGAAAAAATACATCTCCAAATTTCATTACCTGACACAGGATTTGCGCACGAGGAGCCATTTGGAACAGGCCACCATTGCCTGCGAAGCCGGTGCAAACTGGATCCAGTATCGCTGTTTAACCAGGCCTGATGATGAACTGATTGAAGAAATAAATGAAATAGCGGGGCTATGCGATGATTGGGGCACCACCTTAATCCTTACCAACCATTACCACCTGCTTGATAAGGTTGATGCACAGGGCGTTCATATTGAGGATCTGAATGCCGATTTTAAAGCTATCCGTAAAACGATAGGCAATGACAAAACCCTGGGGGCATCGGCAACCAATTTAAGGCAGTTAATGGCGTTGCAAAATACCGGTGTGGTCGACTATTGCGGCTATGGCCCATTTGCGGTTACCAGCACTAAACCCAACAATTACCCGCTGCTTGGTTTTGAAGGCTATCGCCAGCTTGAAAAACATCCCGAAATAACAATCCCGGTAATAGCTGTCGGCGGCATTCAAATGCAGGACGTTGACGCGCTTATAAAAACGGGGGTATATGGCATAGCGGTTTCGGCGGCGGTTAACCTGGCATTTGACGCGGGCAGCGCTTTGAAAAAATTCTATCAAAAAATATATTGA
- the pnuC gene encoding nicotinamide riboside transporter PnuC translates to MNLHHWIQLFLDQIHQTTLWEWLAVLLGVAEVLLAKVNNIWLYPTGIAGTFIGIYVLLTAGLYGESALNIYYLVMSVYGWYYWLKKRNEPTVKITWATRREWLITLLIVFVGWPVLYMILKNFTTSNVPVWDALVSSTAWAGMWLLAKRKLENWILLNVSNLFAMPLLFYKNLIMFAALTLFLFIVAFFGFFEWLAILRKEKTAENSLIIS, encoded by the coding sequence ATGAACTTGCATCATTGGATCCAACTATTCCTCGACCAGATTCACCAAACTACACTTTGGGAGTGGCTGGCTGTGCTGCTGGGCGTAGCCGAGGTATTACTGGCTAAAGTGAACAACATCTGGCTTTATCCCACGGGTATAGCCGGAACTTTCATCGGCATTTATGTATTGCTTACGGCCGGGCTGTACGGCGAATCGGCATTGAATATTTATTACCTGGTGATGAGTGTTTATGGCTGGTATTACTGGCTAAAAAAACGCAATGAACCTACTGTAAAAATAACATGGGCAACCCGCCGGGAGTGGTTAATTACACTGTTGATTGTATTTGTTGGATGGCCGGTGCTTTACATGATCCTTAAAAATTTTACCACATCAAATGTTCCGGTGTGGGATGCATTGGTGTCATCAACGGCATGGGCCGGGATGTGGCTGCTGGCAAAGCGCAAGCTCGAAAACTGGATCTTGCTCAATGTCTCCAACCTGTTTGCAATGCCCCTGTTATTTTATAAAAACCTCATCATGTTTGCGGCGCTTACCCTGTTCTTATTCATCGTGGCCTTTTTCGGATTTTTTGAATGGCTCGCCATCCTGAGAAAAGAAAAGACGGCTGAAAACTCTTTAATCATCTCCTAA
- a CDS encoding acyl-CoA dehydrogenase family protein: MENTISHPSAFIEVEAVNTIRNNAPAAEQLGMLHPEQLQVIYKQQWFKLLVPEVYSGKQVTLLQLLQLQEAVSWADGSTGWVVTLCNGAGWFGGFIDPELSTGIFSDITVCLAGSGAVCGTAEINENGYKINGTWKYASGAHHATHITANCRITKNGETVLADDGEPLILPFIFDKKDVHILPAWKYMGMVATGSDAFEVKDLDVMPNRQFKIDSKAAVVKAPLYLYPFLQLAEATIAVNLSGMAIHFIDLCEDIFHEKIRQPRITNGQRTFLITELNRIKNELDVLRVDFFETATQSWEAVQSVGSIPQELLDQVSMVSRKLAHFSREGIDQLYPLCGLAAAAAGSEINRAWRDLHTASQHALITFGFSQS; this comes from the coding sequence ATGGAAAATACAATTTCGCACCCTTCTGCTTTTATTGAAGTGGAGGCTGTAAATACAATCCGCAACAATGCACCCGCGGCTGAACAACTGGGAATGCTTCACCCTGAACAGTTACAGGTAATTTATAAGCAACAATGGTTTAAGCTACTGGTGCCAGAAGTTTACAGCGGCAAACAGGTAACTTTACTACAGTTGCTGCAATTGCAGGAGGCCGTGAGCTGGGCCGATGGCAGCACCGGCTGGGTAGTTACCTTATGCAACGGCGCAGGCTGGTTTGGTGGTTTTATTGATCCTGAACTTTCTACAGGCATCTTTTCCGACATTACGGTTTGCCTTGCGGGCAGCGGTGCTGTTTGCGGCACTGCCGAGATAAACGAAAACGGCTATAAGATAAACGGCACCTGGAAATATGCCAGCGGTGCACACCATGCTACCCATATTACCGCTAACTGCCGCATTACAAAAAATGGCGAAACCGTATTAGCTGATGATGGCGAACCGCTGATATTACCCTTTATATTTGATAAAAAGGACGTTCATATTTTACCAGCCTGGAAATATATGGGCATGGTAGCAACCGGCAGCGATGCTTTTGAAGTTAAAGACCTGGACGTTATGCCTAACAGGCAATTTAAAATTGACTCTAAAGCCGCTGTTGTTAAGGCCCCTTTATATCTATATCCGTTTTTGCAGCTGGCAGAAGCTACTATTGCCGTTAATTTATCAGGCATGGCTATCCATTTTATAGACCTATGCGAAGACATCTTTCATGAAAAAATAAGGCAGCCCCGGATAACCAACGGGCAAAGAACCTTTCTAATAACTGAGCTGAACCGGATAAAAAACGAGCTCGACGTGTTACGCGTGGATTTTTTTGAAACCGCCACGCAGTCGTGGGAGGCCGTTCAATCCGTGGGAAGCATCCCGCAGGAACTATTGGACCAGGTGAGTATGGTTAGCCGCAAGCTGGCGCACTTTAGCCGCGAAGGCATTGATCAACTCTATCCCTTATGTGGTTTAGCCGCTGCTGCGGCTGGTTCAGAAATTAACCGTGCCTGGCGCGATCTGCATACCGCCAGCCAGCATGCTTTGATCACTTTTGGTTTCAGCCAATCTTAA
- the aspS gene encoding aspartate--tRNA ligase: MLRTHTCGELNISHLGETVTLCGWVQKSRDLGGTTFIDVRDRYGLTQLVFNTDSDDSLRELSRSLGREFVIRVTGKVLERTSKNAKMATGDIEIGVTEIEILNPAKIPPFMIEDETDGGEELRAKYRYLDLRRNPIRNNLMLRHKMAQEVRKYLDGRDFIEVETPVLIKSTPEGARDFVVPSRMNPGEFYALPQSPQTFKQLLMVSGFDRYFQIVKCFRDEDLRADRQPEFTQIDCEMAFITQEDILNIFEGLTHHLFKTVKGINLPAIPRMQYADAMRLYGSDKPDIRFGMEFVELNDVVKGKGFSIFDNAELVVGINAKGCADYTRKQIDELTEWLKRPQIGVTGMIYCRYNTDGTLKSSVDKFYNEDELTNWAAAFSAEPGDLILVLAGQTDKVRKQLNELRLEMGTRLGLRDKNTFAALWVLDFPLLEWDEESGRYHAMHHPFTSPKPEDIAMLDTAPGDVRANAYDLVINGTEIGGGSIRIHDRALQSLMFKHLGFSPEEAQKQFGFLMDAFEYGAPPHGGIAFGFDRLCSIFAGLDSIRDVIAFPKNNSGRDVMIDTPSTIADAQMNELKIKTVL; this comes from the coding sequence ATGTTAAGAACACATACTTGCGGCGAATTAAATATCAGTCACTTAGGTGAAACGGTAACTTTATGCGGTTGGGTCCAAAAATCACGCGACCTTGGCGGAACAACATTTATTGATGTTCGCGACCGTTATGGATTAACCCAATTGGTTTTTAATACCGATAGTGATGATTCTTTGCGCGAATTAAGCAGGAGCCTTGGTCGTGAGTTTGTGATCCGGGTTACTGGCAAGGTGCTTGAGCGTACCAGCAAAAACGCAAAAATGGCCACCGGCGATATTGAAATCGGCGTAACTGAGATAGAGATCCTGAACCCGGCTAAAATTCCGCCTTTCATGATTGAGGATGAAACCGACGGTGGCGAAGAGCTGCGTGCAAAATACCGCTACCTGGATCTGCGCCGTAACCCAATTCGCAATAACCTGATGCTGCGCCATAAAATGGCACAGGAAGTTCGGAAATATTTGGATGGACGTGATTTTATCGAGGTGGAAACCCCTGTATTGATCAAATCAACCCCTGAAGGTGCGCGTGACTTTGTGGTGCCAAGCCGCATGAACCCGGGTGAGTTTTACGCTTTACCACAATCGCCCCAAACATTTAAGCAATTACTGATGGTAAGCGGTTTTGACCGTTATTTCCAGATCGTAAAATGTTTCAGGGATGAGGATTTACGTGCTGATCGTCAGCCTGAGTTTACACAGATCGACTGCGAAATGGCTTTCATTACCCAGGAAGATATCTTAAACATATTTGAAGGCTTAACCCATCACCTGTTTAAAACAGTAAAAGGTATTAACCTGCCTGCCATCCCAAGGATGCAGTATGCTGATGCCATGCGTTTATACGGTTCTGATAAACCGGATATTCGTTTCGGGATGGAGTTTGTGGAGCTGAATGATGTGGTTAAAGGCAAAGGGTTCAGCATTTTTGATAATGCCGAATTGGTTGTGGGCATCAACGCCAAAGGTTGTGCTGATTATACCCGTAAACAAATTGATGAACTGACCGAATGGTTAAAACGCCCGCAAATTGGCGTTACCGGTATGATTTATTGCCGTTATAATACCGACGGTACTTTAAAATCATCTGTTGATAAGTTTTATAATGAAGATGAACTAACCAACTGGGCCGCTGCTTTCAGCGCTGAGCCTGGTGATTTAATATTAGTATTGGCCGGACAAACAGATAAAGTACGCAAGCAATTGAACGAGCTGCGCCTGGAAATGGGTACCCGTTTAGGTTTGCGCGATAAAAATACTTTTGCTGCCCTTTGGGTGCTCGACTTTCCTTTATTGGAGTGGGACGAAGAAAGTGGCCGTTACCATGCCATGCACCACCCTTTCACATCGCCGAAACCGGAAGATATTGCCATGCTGGATACTGCACCGGGCGATGTTAGGGCAAATGCTTATGATTTGGTAATTAACGGTACCGAAATAGGTGGCGGTTCAATCAGGATCCATGACCGGGCGCTACAATCGTTAATGTTTAAGCATTTAGGCTTTTCACCGGAAGAAGCACAAAAACAATTCGGCTTTTTGATGGATGCCTTTGAATACGGTGCACCTCCGCATGGTGGTATTGCATTCGGATTCGACAGGCTCTGCTCAATTTTTGCCGGATTGGATTCTATCCGTGATGTGATTGCGTTCCCTAAAAATAACTCAGGACGCGACGTGATGATAGATACCCCATCAACCATTGCCGACGCGCAGATGAATGAGTTGAAGATAAAGACGGTATTATAG
- the pafA gene encoding alkaline phosphatase PafA — protein sequence MKIKHLPLLIFALFTVSVSAQTKKNKTVIGTTPAAVVTTSAELPRPKLVVGIVVDQMRWDYLYRYYSRYSNNGFKRLLNEGFTCENTQIDYIPTFTAPGHTCIYTGSVPAIHGIAGNDFIIQATGKSMYCTEDTTVQTVGSTSTAGKMSPRNLLVTTVTDELKLATNFRSKVIGIALKDRGGILPAGHTANAAYWFDDKTGNWITSTYYMKDLPQWVKEFNDQKMPETYLKQDWTALYPLNTYLQSSPDSNSYEGKFKGMNAPTLPVKTSAMYKNNLGLIRSTPYGNTLTLDLAVAAINGEQLGQHDVTDFLAVSFSSTDYIGHQFGVNAIETEDTYLRLDRDFATFFTYLDAKVGKGNYTVFLTADHGAAHNTAFLKDHGIPADVWDDAVVLKNLNQYLQDKYKAEKLVLSLTNYQVNLNYRDIRYLHLDESVLKQDCINFLEKDPAVAFAVDMKKIQAADIPDALRTRIINGYNAEHSGEVQIILKPAYFTGHGSGDSGPTGTTHGTWNPYDNHIPLVFMGWGVKHGSLIRETHMTDIAATVAALLHIQAPNGSIGQPISEVLKGGQ from the coding sequence ATGAAGATCAAACATCTACCCCTATTAATATTTGCTCTTTTTACCGTTTCAGTATCGGCACAAACAAAAAAGAATAAAACAGTTATTGGCACAACCCCTGCCGCTGTTGTTACAACCTCAGCCGAACTTCCGCGCCCCAAATTGGTTGTAGGTATTGTAGTTGACCAAATGCGCTGGGATTACCTGTACCGTTATTACAGCCGCTATTCAAACAACGGCTTCAAGCGCCTGTTAAACGAAGGCTTTACCTGCGAAAACACACAAATAGATTATATCCCTACTTTTACCGCCCCCGGCCACACCTGTATTTACACTGGGTCGGTGCCTGCTATCCATGGTATTGCCGGTAATGATTTTATTATCCAGGCTACCGGAAAATCAATGTACTGCACCGAAGATACTACGGTGCAAACTGTTGGCAGTACTTCAACTGCGGGTAAAATGTCGCCGCGTAATTTACTGGTGACTACGGTTACTGATGAACTGAAACTGGCAACAAACTTCCGCTCGAAAGTTATCGGAATTGCTTTAAAAGATCGCGGAGGCATCCTTCCGGCGGGCCATACGGCCAATGCAGCCTATTGGTTTGACGATAAAACCGGCAACTGGATCACCAGCACCTATTACATGAAAGACCTGCCGCAGTGGGTAAAAGAGTTTAACGATCAGAAAATGCCGGAAACCTATTTAAAACAGGACTGGACCGCTCTTTACCCGTTAAACACCTACCTGCAAAGCTCGCCCGACAGCAATAGCTATGAAGGTAAATTTAAAGGAATGAACGCCCCTACGCTTCCGGTAAAAACATCGGCCATGTATAAAAATAATTTAGGGCTCATCCGTTCAACCCCTTATGGCAATACATTAACACTTGACCTTGCCGTTGCTGCGATTAACGGGGAGCAATTGGGGCAGCATGATGTAACAGATTTTTTAGCTGTGAGCTTCTCATCAACCGATTACATTGGGCACCAATTTGGTGTAAATGCTATTGAAACTGAAGATACCTACCTGCGGTTAGACCGCGATTTTGCCACATTCTTTACTTACCTTGATGCTAAAGTTGGAAAAGGGAATTATACTGTTTTTTTGACTGCCGACCATGGCGCAGCACATAACACCGCATTTTTAAAGGACCATGGCATCCCGGCCGATGTTTGGGATGATGCAGTGGTTTTGAAAAACCTGAATCAGTATTTACAGGATAAATACAAGGCCGAAAAACTGGTATTGAGCCTTACCAATTACCAGGTTAATTTAAATTACAGGGATATAAGATACCTGCACCTGGATGAGAGCGTGTTAAAACAGGATTGCATCAACTTTCTTGAAAAAGACCCAGCAGTTGCATTTGCTGTGGATATGAAAAAAATACAAGCGGCAGATATCCCGGATGCATTGCGCACCCGAATTATAAATGGTTACAACGCGGAGCATAGCGGCGAAGTGCAGATAATTTTAAAACCTGCTTATTTTACCGGTCATGGATCGGGCGATAGCGGCCCTACCGGCACTACGCATGGCACCTGGAACCCTTATGATAACCACATCCCGCTGGTGTTTATGGGCTGGGGCGTTAAGCATGGCAGCCTTATCCGCGAAACACACATGACTGATATTGCAGCTACCGTTGCTGCATTATTACACATACAGGCTCCTAACGGCAGCATAGGGCAACCTATTAGTGAAGTATTGAAAGGGGGCCAGTAA
- a CDS encoding TonB-dependent receptor, with the protein MKNLFAAFIALLLPVLAAAQLSISGKITDQQTGEALPGATVALTNVAANAVSDAAGNYRIENLKAGSYTLKVSFIGYQSASKNVLINASAVNNFSLTRATLFTEEVTVNATRATEKSPTAFTNLNKKEIEKNNSGRGFEYLLEQTPSTVVTSNAGAGVGYTSIRIRGSDATRTNVTLNGIPLNDAEDQGVYFVDLPDLASSVDNIQVQRGVGTSTNGAGAFGASINIQTTTRRDTAYAELNNSAGSYGTLKNTVGFGTGLVGNHFSFDGRLSRMVSDGYIDRASADLKSFFLSGAYYGKKSVLRLNVFSGYEKTYQAWDGVPEDSLKFGNRRYNELGYINSSNSFYKNQTDNYTQNYYQLLYNQQLSDKLSFSGALHLTRGYGYYEEYKNNAAVADYGLKPVIIGKDTLANTDLVRRLWLSNYFYGATYNLTYKPNKALDVILGGAYNEYKGDHYNNIEWTQQSTNTSPDYEYSRNNAKKTDFNIFSRAEYRAGNVLFYGDLQYRHISYSFLGFDQNLNNVQQQVGLNFFNPKAGITYQLNSNSNVYASVAVGNHEPNRNDFVNSSPQSRPKAEHLTDFEAGYRINESTFSGSINGFYMLYKNQLVLTGSLDDVGEAIRTNIKDSYRAGIEASARIKVAQPLNWYVNATLSTNKVKNFTQYLQNYDTGTLDATAYKKSDIAYSPNFTGSSTISYHPIKNGEIAFISKYVSRQYLDNTSTESRSIDGYFVNDLRLNYNFGIKGIKNVGVGLLVNNVFSKKYVSDGATYPDIESGKVANYNYFFPQAPVNFLASLNLKF; encoded by the coding sequence TTGAAAAATTTATTTGCGGCATTTATTGCCCTACTGCTGCCTGTCCTGGCAGCGGCCCAACTTTCCATTAGCGGAAAAATCACTGATCAGCAAACCGGCGAAGCACTGCCCGGCGCTACTGTCGCCCTTACAAATGTTGCGGCCAACGCCGTATCAGATGCAGCAGGCAATTACCGGATTGAGAACCTTAAGGCCGGCAGCTACACGTTAAAAGTTTCTTTTATTGGCTACCAAAGCGCTTCAAAAAACGTTTTGATAAATGCCAGTGCGGTAAACAACTTTTCGTTAACCCGGGCCACGCTTTTTACTGAAGAGGTAACCGTGAACGCTACCCGGGCGACTGAAAAATCTCCTACCGCTTTTACCAATCTCAATAAAAAAGAGATAGAAAAAAACAATTCGGGTCGCGGGTTTGAGTATTTGCTGGAGCAAACACCTTCAACGGTGGTTACTTCAAATGCCGGTGCGGGCGTTGGCTATACCAGCATCCGCATCCGTGGTTCTGACGCCACCCGCACCAATGTGACCCTTAACGGCATCCCGCTGAATGATGCGGAAGACCAGGGCGTTTATTTTGTCGATCTGCCCGACCTCGCTTCATCGGTTGATAATATACAGGTACAGCGCGGGGTAGGTACGTCAACCAATGGCGCCGGTGCATTTGGTGCCAGCATTAATATACAAACCACTACACGCCGTGATACCGCTTATGCCGAACTGAATAATTCGGCAGGATCATACGGCACACTGAAGAATACCGTAGGTTTCGGAACCGGTTTGGTTGGGAATCACTTTAGTTTCGACGGCCGTTTATCGCGGATGGTATCTGACGGTTATATTGACCGCGCATCGGCTGATCTTAAGTCGTTCTTTTTGAGCGGTGCTTATTATGGCAAAAAAAGTGTGCTTCGGCTAAATGTATTTTCGGGTTACGAAAAAACCTACCAGGCTTGGGATGGTGTGCCTGAAGACAGCCTTAAATTTGGCAACCGGAGATACAACGAGCTGGGCTACATTAACTCCAGCAATTCATTCTATAAAAACCAGACCGATAACTATACCCAAAATTATTATCAGCTGCTTTACAACCAGCAGCTTAGTGATAAGTTATCCTTTAGCGGCGCATTGCACCTTACACGCGGTTATGGCTATTATGAGGAATATAAAAACAATGCAGCAGTTGCCGACTACGGTTTAAAGCCTGTAATAATTGGTAAAGATACCCTGGCCAATACAGACCTGGTGAGACGGCTTTGGCTAAGTAACTACTTTTATGGTGCCACTTATAATTTAACTTATAAGCCAAATAAGGCACTTGATGTAATACTTGGCGGCGCATATAACGAATATAAAGGCGATCACTACAACAACATTGAATGGACGCAGCAAAGCACCAACACCTCGCCCGATTACGAATATTCGCGCAACAATGCTAAAAAAACGGATTTCAATATTTTTAGCAGAGCCGAATATCGCGCAGGCAATGTGCTGTTTTATGGCGATCTGCAATACCGGCATATTTCCTATTCGTTTTTAGGATTCGATCAAAATCTTAATAATGTACAGCAGCAGGTTGGGCTTAATTTTTTTAATCCCAAAGCGGGCATCACTTACCAGCTCAATTCAAACAGCAATGTATATGCATCTGTAGCGGTAGGCAATCATGAGCCAAACCGCAACGACTTTGTAAACTCATCGCCGCAGAGCCGTCCGAAAGCTGAACATTTAACCGATTTTGAGGCCGGGTATCGCATAAATGAAAGCACTTTTAGCGGCAGCATTAACGGCTTTTACATGCTGTACAAAAACCAGCTGGTACTAACAGGCTCGCTTGATGATGTTGGCGAAGCTATCCGCACTAACATAAAAGACAGCTACCGCGCGGGGATTGAGGCCAGCGCAAGGATTAAAGTTGCACAGCCACTAAACTGGTATGTAAACGCTACATTAAGCACCAACAAGGTAAAAAACTTTACACAGTATCTGCAGAACTATGATACTGGCACACTGGATGCAACGGCATACAAGAAATCTGACATCGCTTATTCGCCCAACTTTACCGGTTCAAGCACCATTAGCTATCACCCTATAAAAAATGGTGAAATAGCTTTTATAAGCAAATATGTAAGCAGGCAATACCTTGATAATACATCGACAGAAAGCCGCTCTATCGACGGGTATTTCGTGAATGATTTGCGCCTGAATTACAACTTCGGTATTAAAGGCATTAAAAACGTAGGCGTGGGTTTACTGGTTAATAATGTATTCAGCAAGAAATATGTGTCTGACGGAGCTACCTATCCGGATATTGAAAGCGGGAAAGTGGCTAACTACAATTACTTTTTCCCGCAGGCACCGGTTAATTTTTTAGCATCGCTGAATTTGAAGTTTTAG
- a CDS encoding DUF6515 family protein, giving the protein MKTAYKNLFKTSLAVLLGSFLATSVSAQHRPSTSGGGGGGGGGGSSSPAPSRPSVSSSPAPSYSAPRQSNSVGVSARPSGGQQQSGARPNFAQRPNGVYQPRVGVSQRNNYGFSPRPSTRGNYGYAPRTYDLSHRPATGVYRNSPQVGYGRGGYWGNHNYYHYSHGYYNSYYSPRIGFSIGVLPYGYYPFYYGDFQYYYSDGLFYQYDNSQYTVVEPPVGAEVKELPEKAQSIVINGQQYYELNGVYYQPVTKDDGTVVYQVAGKDGQLNTTDVQDDQYQGPQMGDIVGQLPPDCRKIKVNGEKLYVSPDGVYYQEQADANGNKTYKVVGLPSEEQQPDQN; this is encoded by the coding sequence ATGAAAACTGCATATAAAAATTTATTTAAAACCAGCCTTGCTGTATTACTGGGCTCGTTTTTAGCTACTTCTGTAAGTGCCCAGCACAGGCCGTCAACCAGCGGTGGTGGCGGAGGAGGTGGTGGCGGAGGCTCTTCGTCTCCGGCTCCATCAAGGCCATCAGTAAGCAGCAGCCCTGCACCATCATACAGCGCACCGCGCCAAAGTAACAGTGTTGGCGTTTCAGCAAGGCCGTCAGGCGGGCAACAGCAAAGTGGCGCACGTCCTAATTTTGCGCAGCGCCCTAACGGGGTTTACCAGCCAAGGGTAGGCGTGTCTCAACGCAACAATTACGGATTTAGCCCGCGCCCTTCAACCAGGGGTAATTACGGCTATGCTCCGCGTACCTATGATTTAAGCCACAGGCCTGCTACCGGTGTTTACCGTAACTCTCCACAAGTTGGCTATGGCCGCGGCGGTTACTGGGGTAATCATAATTATTATCATTATTCTCACGGGTATTATAATTCATATTATTCACCACGGATCGGCTTTTCTATTGGGGTATTACCATACGGCTACTATCCGTTTTACTATGGCGATTTTCAATACTATTACAGCGATGGCTTGTTCTATCAGTATGATAACAGCCAGTACACGGTAGTTGAACCACCGGTTGGCGCCGAAGTAAAAGAATTACCTGAAAAAGCGCAATCAATTGTAATCAATGGCCAGCAATATTATGAGCTGAACGGTGTTTATTACCAGCCTGTAACCAAAGACGATGGTACCGTTGTTTACCAGGTTGCCGGCAAAGATGGGCAGCTTAACACCACTGATGTACAGGACGACCAATACCAGGGCCCGCAAATGGGCGACATAGTTGGCCAGTTGCCTCCTGATTGCAGGAAGATTAAAGTTAATGGCGAAAAGCTGTACGTTTCTCCGGATGGTGTTTACTACCAGGAACAGGCAGATGCTAATGGCAATAAAACCTATAAAGTAGTAGGTTTACCATCAGAAGAGCAACAGCCTGATCAAAACTAA